From Candidatus Nomurabacteria bacterium, one genomic window encodes:
- a CDS encoding DNA polymerase III subunit alpha, which produces MAGKLSSSDFVHLHNHTHHSLLDGLQKIPEMVEHAKNLGMDAIAKTDHGTLSGTIEFYKAAKDVGIKPIIGMETYVASRKHTDRDPQLDKGRYHLILLAQDNVGYENLMRLSTIANLQGTYYKPRIDHDLLEQYGQGLVVLSGCMGGEVSEFILADQVDKAEEVASWYKQTFPGRYYIELQDHSHTQPKQAELNKKLIQLADKLDIPVVVSADAHYLKEEDAEVHEILLCVQTSSFLSDTDRMSLSGWHLFVSDPKDVIERWQHRPDAISNTRKIADSCNVDIELGKILIPKFPTPGKDDEKSYLQRLVYQGLCVNYANLTKQEASKLDVESAKKLLEKQVLERAEYELAVIDSMGFNGYFLIVWDFIKWGKEQGIVFGPGRGSAAGSIVAYALKITTVEPLRYDLLFERFLNPDRISMPDIDIDIQDSRRDEVIKYVTEKYGADRVANIVTFGRMAARNAVRDVARVLQVPYADADRMAKLIPPPVQGRHIPLKKSLEDNSDLKTEYGSSPQSKRVFDLAVRLEGTIRSHGVHAAGVVIAPDELVKFAPLEMAQKGVVATQYPMGPVEELGLLKMDFLGLSNLTIIRNAQRIIRKVYGQEIDIDTIPLDDQATFELLQNADTTGVFQLESSGMKQYLKRLKPTTFEDIAAMTALYRPGPLGAGLTDAFINRKNGKEEVKVPHPAFEAALSSTYGTLVYQEQVMQISREVCGFTGGESDTLRKAIGKKIREVMQKMEKRFVEGGIEHSGVPKEVMQKFWDDLMGFADYAFNKSHSVCYGLIAYQTAYLKAHYPDAFMAALMTSDADNLDRLGIEIAECSQHGIKVLPPDINSSYHEFAIIGGQNEIRFGMDAVKNVGHGAVAEIIRARDEAGPFADVNDFVARVNSSIVNRKSWESLIKAGAFDALGSRTDLLASLDDIIHVAHRLQKEAASGQTDLFGALDANDKAAVASQISVTLSQGPEISKSEVLAWERELLGLYLSEHPLEDYRAYLEENTIPSQEIRPQDDGRGAVIGGVIQDVRTITTKNGQMMAFVKIEDFSGDIEVIVFPNTYKETSDNWQVDKIVEVKGKVSGTDQIGNLQETAKIMASSIKEISHDKALEYRPKGKKLSLTKKTNSKKTTTSKSTPQTRDDSTRRLFIRLDSTNNADQLTAIKLLIDKYPGKTEVVLVIGKDTQKQILRLPQMIEPAEPLLEALGESVGKTNVRFG; this is translated from the coding sequence GTGGCAGGTAAACTGTCTAGTTCTGATTTTGTGCATCTGCACAACCATACGCATCATAGCTTGCTTGATGGATTGCAAAAGATTCCCGAGATGGTTGAGCATGCCAAAAATCTTGGTATGGATGCGATCGCCAAGACCGATCACGGCACCTTAAGTGGGACAATAGAATTTTATAAAGCCGCCAAAGATGTCGGCATAAAACCGATTATTGGCATGGAAACATATGTCGCATCCCGGAAGCATACCGACCGCGACCCGCAGTTAGACAAAGGCCGGTATCACCTTATCTTATTAGCCCAAGATAATGTTGGTTATGAAAACTTAATGCGTTTGTCGACGATTGCGAATCTTCAAGGTACTTACTATAAACCTCGGATTGACCACGATTTACTAGAACAGTATGGCCAAGGATTAGTAGTTCTTTCTGGTTGCATGGGTGGTGAGGTAAGTGAATTTATATTGGCAGATCAAGTTGATAAGGCTGAAGAAGTTGCTAGTTGGTATAAACAAACTTTCCCGGGTAGATATTACATCGAGCTTCAAGACCACAGCCATACCCAACCCAAGCAGGCAGAACTTAATAAAAAATTAATCCAATTAGCTGATAAGCTAGATATTCCTGTAGTTGTTTCCGCTGACGCTCATTATTTAAAAGAAGAAGATGCCGAAGTTCACGAAATTCTCTTGTGTGTTCAAACCAGCTCGTTTTTAAGTGATACCGACAGGATGAGTCTTTCGGGTTGGCACTTGTTTGTGTCCGACCCAAAAGACGTGATCGAACGCTGGCAGCACCGACCAGATGCAATTAGTAATACTCGTAAGATTGCCGACTCTTGTAATGTTGATATCGAACTTGGAAAAATTTTGATTCCTAAGTTTCCTACACCAGGTAAAGACGATGAAAAAAGCTATCTACAACGACTTGTTTACCAGGGCTTGTGTGTTAATTATGCCAACCTTACCAAACAAGAAGCCTCCAAGCTGGATGTTGAGTCGGCAAAAAAACTTTTAGAGAAACAGGTGCTTGAACGCGCCGAGTACGAGCTGGCCGTGATTGATAGCATGGGTTTTAACGGCTACTTTTTGATAGTTTGGGACTTTATAAAATGGGGCAAGGAACAGGGAATAGTTTTCGGGCCAGGGCGAGGCTCGGCGGCTGGGTCGATTGTTGCTTACGCCCTAAAGATAACTACAGTTGAACCGCTCAGATATGACTTACTGTTTGAGCGATTTTTAAATCCAGACCGAATTAGCATGCCAGATATCGACATCGATATACAAGATTCTCGCCGTGACGAAGTGATCAAATATGTCACCGAAAAGTATGGTGCCGACAGAGTAGCCAATATTGTGACATTTGGCCGGATGGCCGCCCGAAACGCTGTGCGTGATGTGGCGCGAGTACTCCAAGTACCTTACGCAGATGCCGATCGTATGGCCAAGTTGATTCCGCCACCAGTCCAAGGTCGTCATATACCATTAAAAAAGAGTCTAGAAGATAATTCTGATCTAAAAACAGAATATGGTAGTAGCCCTCAATCTAAACGAGTGTTTGATTTGGCTGTGCGCCTAGAGGGTACAATTAGGAGTCATGGTGTCCATGCTGCCGGAGTAGTGATTGCACCCGATGAACTAGTTAAGTTTGCACCTTTAGAAATGGCACAGAAGGGTGTAGTTGCAACTCAGTATCCGATGGGTCCAGTCGAAGAACTAGGTCTGCTGAAAATGGACTTCTTAGGCCTATCTAACTTAACGATAATTCGCAATGCACAGAGGATTATTCGCAAAGTCTATGGCCAGGAGATTGACATCGACACAATTCCGCTAGACGACCAAGCCACTTTTGAGCTATTGCAGAACGCCGATACAACAGGCGTATTTCAATTGGAATCTAGTGGCATGAAACAGTACCTTAAACGACTCAAGCCAACTACTTTCGAAGATATTGCTGCAATGACGGCCTTGTATCGCCCGGGTCCACTTGGAGCTGGACTAACCGACGCCTTTATAAATCGTAAGAATGGCAAGGAAGAGGTTAAGGTACCGCATCCGGCATTCGAGGCGGCCTTGTCAAGTACTTATGGCACTCTAGTCTACCAAGAACAGGTGATGCAGATTAGTCGTGAAGTATGTGGATTTACTGGTGGTGAATCGGATACATTACGTAAGGCTATTGGTAAAAAAATCCGCGAAGTTATGCAAAAAATGGAAAAGCGGTTTGTGGAAGGCGGTATTGAACATTCGGGTGTTCCCAAAGAAGTAATGCAGAAGTTTTGGGATGACCTGATGGGGTTTGCTGACTATGCTTTCAATAAGTCGCACTCGGTTTGTTATGGACTAATTGCCTACCAGACTGCCTATCTTAAGGCTCACTACCCTGACGCCTTTATGGCTGCGCTAATGACCAGTGATGCTGATAACTTAGATCGTTTAGGTATCGAAATAGCAGAGTGTTCACAGCATGGTATAAAAGTATTGCCGCCAGACATAAATAGTTCGTATCATGAATTTGCAATTATTGGCGGCCAGAACGAAATTCGTTTCGGCATGGATGCAGTCAAGAACGTCGGCCATGGTGCTGTTGCAGAGATAATTCGAGCTCGTGATGAAGCTGGGCCATTCGCAGATGTTAATGATTTCGTCGCTAGGGTTAACAGTAGTATTGTAAACCGTAAATCTTGGGAAAGCCTAATTAAGGCTGGGGCGTTTGATGCCCTGGGCTCACGGACAGATTTGCTGGCTAGTCTGGATGATATTATTCATGTTGCGCACCGACTACAGAAAGAAGCCGCAAGCGGGCAGACAGATCTCTTTGGCGCGCTAGACGCTAACGATAAAGCCGCAGTAGCTTCGCAGATAAGCGTCACTTTGAGTCAGGGGCCTGAGATTAGCAAGTCCGAAGTACTGGCTTGGGAGCGTGAACTCCTGGGTCTCTACCTTAGCGAACACCCTCTAGAAGACTATCGGGCATATCTCGAAGAAAATACAATACCTAGCCAAGAAATCAGACCTCAAGATGATGGTCGTGGGGCAGTAATTGGCGGAGTTATTCAAGATGTACGAACAATAACTACAAAGAATGGCCAAATGATGGCTTTTGTCAAAATTGAAGACTTTTCTGGCGATATTGAAGTAATCGTCTTTCCAAACACCTATAAGGAGACTTCAGATAATTGGCAAGTAGATAAAATAGTCGAAGTTAAGGGCAAAGTATCTGGCACCGACCAAATTGGTAACCTACAAGAAACAGCAAAAATTATGGCTTCGAGTATCAAGGAAATTTCGCATGATAAGGCGCTTGAGTACCGTCCGAAGGGTAAGAAACTGAGCCTTACCAAAAAAACAAACTCAAAAAAGACAACAACATCCAAATCAACTCCGCAAACTCGAGATGATAGCACTCGACGTCTATTCATTCGGTTGGATAGTACCAATAATG
- the gatB gene encoding Asp-tRNA(Asn)/Glu-tRNA(Gln) amidotransferase subunit GatB: protein MSTKDYLVNGYLPTIGIECHVQFNTKTKLFTGVLNDAKDALPNSLIGPLCVGLPGTLPVLNEAAVEKAIRAGIALNAKIAEFTKFDRKHYFYPDLPLGYQISQFDKPIVLDGEIPIVVNGQKTSVRIERAHLEADAGKLTHPVGKDYSLIDYNRAGTPLLEIVSRPDMHSAAEAKAYAQELYLRMLYAGVSDCDLFHGNIRFDVNVSVSKDPATLGTRTETKNLNSFRNVERAVAFEIERQIDQIEKGQVIVQETRGWDDTKQKTFSQRSKENAHDYRYMPDPDIPPLEIDRKLVEEIAKNMPAGPSEIRQVLSGAGLNHDTIETILDYPEAAKYLLQVADQHDQKTLNTIANWITGEILRLVKENRFDFARLGDSAQNLVKLASMYDASQLSSTAAKELIEPIINDNQDPQSLAEARNLLQVSDESELILAVEQVIAENPKAVADAQADPKAIGFLVGQVMKATGGKANPKVVSDILREHI, encoded by the coding sequence TTGTCAACAAAAGACTATCTAGTCAACGGGTATCTACCAACCATTGGAATTGAATGCCACGTACAGTTCAATACCAAAACCAAATTATTCACCGGTGTTCTAAACGATGCAAAAGACGCTTTGCCAAATAGCCTGATTGGTCCGCTGTGTGTTGGTTTGCCAGGTACCTTGCCGGTACTGAACGAAGCTGCAGTCGAGAAAGCGATTAGAGCTGGCATAGCCCTAAACGCAAAAATTGCAGAATTTACAAAATTCGACCGCAAACATTATTTTTATCCTGACCTTCCGTTGGGATATCAGATTTCACAGTTTGACAAGCCAATAGTACTAGATGGCGAAATTCCAATTGTGGTTAATGGCCAAAAAACGAGTGTTAGAATCGAACGCGCTCATCTCGAGGCAGATGCCGGTAAACTAACTCACCCCGTAGGTAAAGACTATAGCTTAATTGATTACAACCGAGCTGGCACCCCACTCTTAGAGATCGTTAGTCGCCCAGACATGCATTCTGCTGCCGAGGCAAAGGCCTATGCCCAGGAACTTTACTTGCGCATGCTTTACGCTGGAGTGTCTGACTGCGACCTGTTCCACGGCAACATTAGATTTGATGTCAACGTAAGTGTTAGTAAAGATCCCGCTACCTTAGGCACTCGAACCGAGACAAAAAACCTCAATAGCTTCCGTAATGTCGAGCGGGCGGTTGCCTTTGAAATTGAGCGTCAAATCGACCAAATTGAAAAAGGCCAAGTAATCGTCCAAGAAACACGCGGCTGGGATGATACAAAGCAGAAAACTTTTTCGCAGCGCAGCAAAGAAAACGCTCACGATTATCGTTACATGCCCGATCCAGACATTCCACCACTCGAAATCGACCGAAAACTTGTCGAGGAAATTGCCAAAAATATGCCAGCCGGTCCATCCGAAATTCGTCAAGTTTTGAGCGGGGCAGGCTTGAACCACGATACAATCGAAACAATCCTCGACTATCCCGAAGCCGCCAAATATTTGCTGCAAGTTGCCGATCAACACGATCAGAAGACCCTAAACACGATCGCCAACTGGATAACTGGCGAAATTCTGCGCCTAGTTAAGGAAAACAGATTTGACTTTGCCCGTTTAGGAGATTCTGCTCAGAATCTAGTCAAATTGGCTAGCATGTACGACGCTAGTCAGCTAAGCTCAACTGCTGCCAAGGAATTGATCGAGCCAATCATAAACGATAACCAAGACCCTCAGAGCCTTGCCGAAGCTCGCAATTTACTGCAAGTATCCGACGAAAGCGAATTAATATTAGCTGTCGAACAGGTAATTGCCGAGAACCCTAAGGCGGTTGCCGATGCCCAAGCCGACCCGAAAGCTATCGGTTTTCTGGTGGGGCAAGTTATGAAAGCAACCGGTGGCAAAGCCAACCCTAAGGTAGTCTCCGACATCCTGCGCGAGCATATTTAG
- the gatA gene encoding Asp-tRNA(Asn)/Glu-tRNA(Gln) amidotransferase subunit GatA, whose amino-acid sequence MNRPQAIKEIVYQVQSGQLKAVDLAKVALEKAKNSQDYNVFLEICEADALKRAAEIDTMIEAGKDPGELAGVPFAIKDNFLVNFGHTTAASNMLKGFSSPYTATAVQKVLDAGGVLIGKVNLDAFAHGTTTENSDFGQTKNPHDPTKVPGGSSGGSAAAVALDIVPFALGSDTGGSIRLPASFCGVVGYKPSYGLVSRYGVVAMASSTDCIGVLGNSVENTATVMNIIKGQDEFDGTTIDSSEIDLTPSRQTKLNIGVIKEFAEYDLEPAAKKAFNEYLDVIKSLGHELVEVSIPSIELALACYYILVPAEVSSNLSRYDGVVYGHKSKDSKKLDEAISLSRSAGFGAENKRRIMIGTYVLSSGYYDAYYKKAQQLRTKLIEEFKTALEQANVLVCPVAPFAAFDLGAKIDDPVQMYLADIMTVLANLVGAPAISLPGKSVNQLPYGLQLISGHKEDGLIMSLAASLEEKL is encoded by the coding sequence ATGAACCGTCCACAAGCTATTAAAGAAATTGTTTATCAGGTTCAATCTGGGCAGTTAAAAGCCGTAGATTTAGCAAAAGTAGCTCTAGAAAAAGCAAAAAATAGCCAAGACTACAACGTGTTCTTAGAAATATGCGAAGCAGACGCACTAAAAAGAGCCGCCGAAATTGACACGATGATCGAAGCTGGTAAAGATCCTGGCGAGTTAGCCGGTGTACCCTTTGCCATCAAAGATAATTTTCTAGTGAACTTTGGCCACACAACTGCCGCCAGTAATATGCTTAAAGGCTTTAGCTCGCCGTACACTGCAACCGCTGTTCAAAAAGTACTCGATGCGGGCGGTGTCTTAATCGGCAAAGTTAACTTAGATGCTTTTGCACATGGCACCACTACCGAGAATAGTGATTTTGGCCAGACCAAAAATCCACACGATCCAACGAAAGTGCCCGGTGGCAGTAGTGGAGGAAGCGCTGCAGCTGTGGCTTTAGATATTGTCCCATTTGCTCTCGGCAGTGACACAGGTGGCTCAATTCGCTTACCAGCAAGTTTTTGCGGAGTTGTTGGCTATAAACCAAGTTACGGCTTGGTCTCGCGCTATGGAGTTGTCGCCATGGCCAGCAGTACTGACTGCATCGGTGTCCTTGGTAATTCAGTCGAAAATACCGCAACAGTTATGAATATCATAAAAGGACAAGACGAATTTGACGGTACAACCATCGATTCTTCAGAGATCGATTTAACACCAAGTCGGCAAACTAAGCTAAATATAGGTGTCATTAAAGAGTTTGCCGAATACGACCTAGAGCCTGCCGCCAAGAAGGCTTTTAACGAGTATCTTGATGTAATTAAAAGTCTCGGGCACGAACTAGTCGAAGTAAGTATCCCAAGCATCGAGCTAGCCCTTGCTTGCTATTACATACTTGTTCCAGCAGAAGTGAGCAGTAACTTGTCGCGGTACGACGGAGTAGTTTATGGTCATAAATCAAAAGATTCGAAGAAGCTCGACGAGGCAATTAGTTTGTCTCGATCGGCAGGTTTTGGTGCAGAAAATAAACGTCGAATTATGATTGGTACTTACGTGTTAAGCTCCGGATATTACGATGCATATTACAAAAAAGCCCAACAATTACGCACGAAACTAATCGAAGAATTTAAGACAGCTTTAGAGCAGGCAAATGTACTTGTTTGTCCGGTGGCCCCGTTTGCAGCCTTCGATCTGGGTGCCAAAATTGACGATCCAGTTCAGATGTATTTGGCCGATATAATGACAGTACTCGCAAACTTAGTTGGTGCGCCTGCTATTAGCTTGCCGGGAAAATCTGTTAATCAGTTGCCGTATGGCTTGCAATTAATTTCTGGCCATAAAGAGGATGGTTTAATAATGTCATTGGCTGCTAGCCTAGAGGAGAAGTTATGA
- the gatC gene encoding Asp-tRNA(Asn)/Glu-tRNA(Gln) amidotransferase subunit GatC, which produces MSKITASDVAHLAKLARLSLTDIEIKKFQSEIEAIFEFVDQLQSVDVSDYEPTDQVSGLKNITRNDQPQDFGVDAAGLLKGGRIEDNQFIVERVIE; this is translated from the coding sequence ATGTCAAAAATAACTGCGAGTGATGTGGCTCATCTCGCCAAACTAGCGAGGCTGAGCTTAACGGATATTGAGATAAAAAAATTCCAGTCAGAGATTGAGGCAATATTTGAGTTTGTTGATCAACTACAATCAGTTGACGTGTCAGATTACGAACCAACAGACCAAGTGAGTGGTCTCAAGAATATAACCAGAAATGATCAGCCTCAAGATTTTGGAGTTGATGCTGCTGGACTACTTAAGGGTGGTCGGATAGAAGATAATCAGTTCATTGTAGAGAGAGTTATCGAATGA
- the uvrB gene encoding excinuclease ABC subunit UvrB gives MSDKFELSSSYEPAGDQPTAIQALVRGVSNGVKEQVLLGATGTGKTFTMANVVQAVQKPTLVLVHNKTLAAQLYNEFKNFFPNNAVHYFVSYFDYYQPEAYIPRSDTYIEKDSDINEEIDRLRHAATDALLSRRDVLIVASVSCIYGIGSVEDYGGLSETVTIGERKVRDKFIRHLTDIQYRRNDIDFTRSAFRVKGDVIDVFPAGEETAYRIEFFGDEVERISQINPLTGEIEGQRQSITIFPSSHFVTPQEKLKGALGKIEQELDQRTNWFESRNMILESQRLSQRTKFDLEMLEETGFVKGIENYSRYLTNREEGEQPATLLDYFPDDFLLMIDESHMTIPQVRGMYNGDRARKQVLVDYGFRLPSALDNRPLNFVEFEKHVNQVVYVSATPAEYELARSPKPVEQIIRPTGLLDPIVEVRPIAGQIDDLIAEIRDTVKKNQRVLVTTLTKRMAEDLTDYLKDIDIKVQYLHSEVDTLERSDILRDLRLGVYDVLVGINLLREGLDLPEVSLVAIIDADKEGFLRSDQALIQTIGRAARHQEGRVIMYADQITGSMRRAIDETDRRRKVQEAYNRQHKIVPKSVSKQVQDSMPRGESKEDKHKKQAKRDLKGVPLDEIPSLIKQLNAQMHLHAANLEFEKAAEIRDYITELESKATK, from the coding sequence ATGTCTGACAAGTTTGAGTTAAGTTCGAGTTATGAGCCTGCGGGCGACCAACCAACGGCCATTCAGGCTTTAGTTAGGGGTGTTTCCAATGGAGTAAAAGAGCAGGTGCTCCTAGGTGCAACGGGTACTGGCAAGACTTTTACAATGGCCAATGTGGTTCAAGCAGTCCAGAAACCTACTCTGGTTTTGGTCCACAACAAAACTTTGGCGGCTCAGTTATACAACGAGTTCAAAAACTTCTTCCCTAACAACGCCGTACACTACTTTGTAAGTTATTTCGACTATTATCAGCCAGAAGCATACATACCTCGGAGTGATACTTATATCGAAAAAGACAGCGATATCAATGAAGAGATCGACCGTTTACGCCACGCGGCGACCGATGCACTTTTGTCTAGACGGGACGTGTTAATCGTAGCCAGTGTTAGCTGCATATATGGCATTGGATCAGTCGAAGACTATGGCGGCTTAAGCGAAACTGTAACCATCGGTGAACGTAAAGTTCGTGACAAATTTATCCGACATCTGACAGATATCCAGTATCGACGAAATGATATCGACTTTACCCGAAGTGCTTTTCGAGTTAAAGGTGATGTAATCGATGTTTTTCCAGCTGGAGAGGAAACAGCATACCGGATAGAGTTTTTTGGAGACGAAGTTGAGAGAATTTCACAGATAAACCCGCTAACTGGAGAAATCGAAGGCCAGAGGCAATCGATAACTATTTTTCCGAGCAGTCACTTCGTAACCCCACAAGAAAAACTTAAAGGTGCTCTGGGCAAAATAGAGCAAGAACTCGATCAGCGCACTAATTGGTTTGAGAGTCGCAACATGATTCTAGAGAGCCAGCGGCTTTCTCAGAGAACGAAGTTCGACTTGGAAATGCTTGAAGAGACTGGATTTGTAAAAGGGATTGAGAACTACAGCCGCTACCTGACAAATCGGGAAGAAGGCGAACAGCCGGCAACTCTGCTCGACTATTTTCCAGACGACTTTTTGTTGATGATCGACGAAAGCCACATGACAATTCCCCAAGTTCGGGGCATGTACAACGGAGACCGGGCTCGGAAACAAGTGTTAGTTGACTATGGCTTTAGGTTACCGAGTGCACTCGATAACCGTCCACTAAATTTTGTTGAATTCGAAAAGCATGTTAATCAAGTTGTTTATGTATCTGCTACGCCGGCCGAATACGAGCTGGCCCGCTCACCAAAGCCGGTCGAACAAATCATCCGACCGACAGGCTTACTCGATCCGATTGTCGAAGTCCGACCAATTGCTGGCCAAATTGATGATTTAATCGCCGAGATTAGAGACACTGTCAAGAAAAACCAGCGTGTGCTGGTAACCACACTCACAAAGCGAATGGCTGAAGATCTAACTGATTACCTAAAAGATATCGACATCAAGGTACAGTACTTGCATAGCGAAGTCGATACACTAGAGCGAAGTGATATTTTACGTGATCTGCGCCTCGGGGTTTACGATGTGCTGGTGGGCATAAACTTACTACGTGAAGGACTCGATTTGCCAGAAGTCAGCTTAGTCGCGATTATCGACGCCGACAAAGAAGGATTTTTGCGCAGCGATCAAGCCCTAATCCAAACTATCGGACGAGCCGCCAGGCACCAAGAAGGTAGGGTGATTATGTATGCCGATCAGATAACGGGCAGTATGCGCCGGGCAATCGATGAAACTGATCGTCGTCGGAAAGTGCAGGAGGCCTATAACCGTCAGCATAAGATTGTTCCCAAATCTGTTAGCAAACAAGTTCAAGATTCCATGCCACGCGGCGAGTCGAAAGAAGATAAGCACAAAAAGCAGGCAAAACGCGATCTCAAAGGCGTGCCGCTAGATGAAATACCAAGTTTAATTAAACAGCTAAATGCTCAGATGCATCTACATGCCGCTAATCTTGAATTCGAAAAAGCCGCAGAGATTCGCGACTACATCACAGAACTAGAATCAAAAGCAACAAAATAA
- a CDS encoding LOG family protein: MLRFSICISGAASGDTVDNACSMAYEIGKAIAEAGHIVTTGATVGLPYFGARGAYEAGGRSIGFSPASSLREHVRKYRLPVGVFDYINFTGMHYVGRDIHLVQSSDAVITIGGRMGSLHEFTTAIEARMPCGVLLESGGTADIIPHLLEKLEEPNGTRVVFDNDPVRLVKQVIAMMEEEYKDINIEQLKKYEATFDALTCSASENHHKNRAG; this comes from the coding sequence ATGCTTAGATTTAGTATATGTATATCCGGTGCCGCGAGTGGTGATACGGTTGATAATGCGTGTAGTATGGCTTACGAAATAGGTAAAGCAATTGCCGAGGCTGGCCATATTGTAACGACAGGTGCGACAGTGGGCCTGCCATATTTCGGAGCTCGAGGAGCTTACGAGGCTGGTGGCCGGAGTATTGGTTTTAGTCCGGCTTCAAGCTTGCGCGAACACGTTCGTAAATATAGGCTACCAGTAGGCGTGTTCGACTACATAAACTTTACTGGTATGCACTATGTAGGCCGTGATATTCATCTTGTTCAGAGTAGTGACGCGGTTATTACTATCGGTGGACGGATGGGCAGTCTGCACGAGTTTACTACCGCCATCGAAGCTCGTATGCCCTGTGGTGTATTACTAGAATCCGGTGGTACGGCTGATATCATTCCACATTTGCTAGAAAAACTTGAAGAGCCAAATGGTACACGAGTGGTTTTCGATAACGATCCTGTCCGGCTAGTTAAGCAAGTCATCGCCATGATGGAAGAAGAATATAAAGATATTAATATCGAGCAGCTCAAAAAGTACGAGGCCACCTTTGACGCCCTAACATGTAGTGCGAGTGAAAATCACCACAAAAACCGCGCTGGCTAA